A section of the Bombus terrestris chromosome 2, iyBomTerr1.2, whole genome shotgun sequence genome encodes:
- the LOC100648380 gene encoding protein BTG2 — protein sequence MRLEIVSAADFLVHLLRLQTGQLSERQLEMFKSSLTEVLRHRYRDHWFPDRPNRGSGYRCIRINGKMDPVIAQAGANVGLLPTVLHSLFPSELTMWIDPSEVSYRIGENGSICVLYERTEPEPEESQHQHQHQHQHHQQQQQQQQQQFESCKDSLLLEHSQFSEQIAAFVSS from the coding sequence ATGAGACTGGAAATTGTGTCAGCGGCGGATTTTTTGGTGCATCTACTGCGTCTTCAGACAGGTCAACTGTCTGAACGTCAGCTGGAGATGTTCAAGTCCTCTTTGACGGAGGTTTTGCGTCATCGTTACAGGGATCACTGGTTCCCAGATCGACCAAATCGTGGTTCCGGTTACCGTTGCATACGTATCAACGGTAAAATGGATCCAGTCATTGCACAGGCAGGTGCTAACGTCGGTTTACTGCCAACGGTATtgcatagcttgtttccaagcGAGCTCACCATGTGGATCGATCCATCGGAAGTATCCTACAGAATCGGTGAAAACGGATCCATTTGTGTTTTATACGAACGTACAGAACCTGAACCGGAAGAGTCTCaacatcagcaccaacaccagcATCAACACcatcagcagcaacagcaacaacagcagcagcaattCGAAAGTTGCAAGGATTCGTTGTTATTGGAGCATTCGCAATTTAGCGAGCAGATCGCCGCGTTCGTTTCCAGTTGA